A genomic window from Lycium barbarum isolate Lr01 chromosome 4, ASM1917538v2, whole genome shotgun sequence includes:
- the LOC132635267 gene encoding NAC domain-containing protein 71-like: protein MAGASLPPGFRFHPTDEELVGYYLKRKTDGLEIELEVIPVIDLYKFDPWELPEKSFLPKRDLEWFFFCPRDKKYPNGSRTNRATKSGYWKATGKDRKVVCHPSVVGYRKTLVFYRGRAPLGDRTDWVMHEYRLCDDVSQGTPSFQGPFALCRVIKRNDASLKTKDVQGVKQAGCSSTTGGFSLVNEPIALSDETPTQSAHMSNDSNYSTPITSPYQTTQLGDYECAVGGNAANLCMSPDMILDSSKECPQGQNAFGNGRQYDFTNMTPWQPSDQHEFTSNSSFPNFSGEVELSGDLSSFGCISPYSIHGSYVGFYGNEDMTYGGFDQNNLF from the exons ATGGCAGGTGCATCACTGCCTCCAGGATTTCGGTTTCATCCAACTGATGAGGAATTGGTTGGATATTACCTGAAAAGGAAAACTGATGGACTTGAAATTGAATTGGAAGTTATTCCAGTCATTGACTTGTACAAATTTGATCCATGGGAGCTTCCAG AGAAATCTTTCTTGCCAAAGCGTGACCTCGAATGGTTCTTTTTCTGTCCTCGGGACAAGAAGTACCCGAATGGCTCGAGAACTAACCGAGCAACTAAATCTGGATACTGGAAAGCCACAGGGAAAGACAGGAAAGTTGTGTGTCATCCATCAGTTGTTGGCTATCGCAAAACACTGGTTTTCTATCGTGGAAGAGCTCCGCTTGGGGATAGAACGGATTGGGTAATGCACGAATATCGTCTCTGTGATGATGTTTCCCAGGGCACTCCAAGTTTCCAG GGGCCTTTTGCACTTTGTCGTGTCATAAAGAGAAATGACGCTTCACTGAAGACGAAAGATGTTCAAGGAGTTAAGCAGGCCGGATGTAGTTCAACAACTGGAGGATTCAGTTTAGTAAATGAACCAATTGCTCTTTCTGATGAAACGCCAACTCAAAGCGCACACATGAGCAACGACAGCAATTACTCGACTCCTATTACTTCTCCTTATCAGACAACACAATTAGGAGATTATGAGTGTGCAGTGGGGGGTAATGCTGCAAACCTCTGTATGTCCCCTGATATGATTCTTGATTCTTCTAAG GAATGTCCTCAAGGACAGAATGCATTTGGTAACGGTCGACAGTATGACTTCACAAACATGACTCCGTGGCAACCTAGTGATCAACATGAGTTCACATCAAATTCATCTTTCCCGAATTTTAGTGGGGAAGTTGAACTTTCTGGTGACTTAAGTAGCTTTGGCTGCATATCTCCTTACTCGATTCACGGAAGCTACGTGGGGTTTTATGGCAACGAGGACATGACTTATGGAGGTTTTGATCAGAACAACCTCTTCTGA